Within the Onychostoma macrolepis isolate SWU-2019 chromosome 14, ASM1243209v1, whole genome shotgun sequence genome, the region GCCAGTACACATTGGTGCTTCAGCACAGTGTTTGAGTACAGTATTTGCTTTGGTCACATGGAAACCTCATTAAATATTTGGCGTCCATTTCAGAAGCAAAGCCACTAGTCAGTAAAAAGCCTCATTTGTCTCCAGAGCAGGATCCAGTGACTGAGAGTGTTGATTTCAGTGCTCTGTCACTGATGGAAATGTCAAGTCTGTCCTCCTGTAGTTCACACACTGCTGATTCTGTTGCTTTCCACTACATTTACTTTGCACTGCAATATCTGAGatacagtaatacagtaatCAGAAGAGTCACTACAGAATACTAGACCTTGTTCTCCTTTTCCCATTCGCCCCAGGATGTGATATCGTCGCTGCAGGATCGCCTCTCTCTGCGCTACATCGAGCATTTTGCTTTAGTGCTGGAATCCGGTGGACTGGCCCAGAATCAGAGGCTGCATCTGCTCCAGGAAAACCAGCCACTGTCTCATGTGAGTAAATGCCACCCAAAAACCACTGACTGATGCATTACCTTCACTCTAATGTTTAAGAGCTTTAAAAGCAGCCTTAAATATCAAGTACAAGGTGCTTTACACCAGCTTTCTATTGTGTGTTGCAACAAACAATCCTaatgaagtttaaaaaaaacaaaaaaaaacgaagTAGAAgtagtggtggccaaaattgttAGAACACCTGACAGATCTGAAAATATTGACCTTTTTTTGCCTCCAAAACACGATTTAATGTTCATGAAACATGCAGATGGTTGCTCTGAGCACAACAAATATTTGATGAAGTGAGTCGTACTGTTTTTAagcacttttaactttaatatttggtatGTCCACCTTTTGCAGCAATTACAGCAGCACATCTCTCTGGCATAGTGTCAATATATATCCTGAGAACTTCAACACTAATGTTATCCCATGCCTTCTGCAACTCAATCCAAAGGCTTTCCTTTGAACGTACAATAGATCTGTCCAGTTTATTTTACAACTCGGCCAAAATTTGCTCGATGGGGTTGAGGTTCGGACTTTGAGAAGGCCAGTCcattattttcaatgttcaACAGATTCCTTCCGTCACAGGTAGTTCCAGCAATAGTTTGTTTTATGGGTATTATAATGgccaattcaacaaaaacaattGAAACCTCTTAAATATGCCAAGTGTTCTAACAATTTTGGCCACCAATTTATATAAGCATTTAACTGTAGTAGTATTAGCATTTGAATTagatttaattgtatttatgtCTAATGTTATCAGCATGATTTCAAAAATATTCCAAAAAACATCTTGTGCTCCAATAGAACATCTGACCATCTGGACAAAGCAGTTCAAATGCCCAGTCAATAATTCAGTTATTCGATTAGTGgcagaaattaaattttcaattatattacattatttcaaATCCTAAAATGCTCTGTGGTTTAAACTGGATTTTGAATCATAGATTTTCTATTCAGTGTGGTCTTAGACTCATAGACGCCATTGtatatgaatatacagtaatagAACCTTTAATAAGAACCTGAGTTACAGGATAATGAAATTGATTTGTTATGGCTGCTATATCACATCACCTTTCTACCGTAAGGAATGCAATGTGACAATTTAGTACTGGTGTATTTGttactgttttatttcaaaggtgtattttattctgtattttcaGGTAGTTCACAGGACCTACTTCCAGGGAATGAAGTGTCTTTTCCGTATTTGCTTCTTCCCAAAAGACCCTGCTGACTTATTGAGGAGAGACCCCGCTGCATTTGAGTACCTCTACATACAGGTGGATTACTCAGGAATATTCACATAATAAGAAACATGATTGGTCTGATATTAATATATAGCCTCTTAATATGTTATTCGTTCTAAATTCCCCCAGAGCCGTAATGACGTCATTAAAGAGCGGTTTGGGATGGACTGGAAGTCTGACATCACGCTTAGGTTGGCAGCCCTCCACATCTACATCACTGTGTCGATTGCGAGACCCAATCAGAAGATTTCTCTGAAGCATGTTGAGTAAGTCTTTAAAACAGTCATGATTGCCTGAAAATAGGAAAtttcatgtatttatataaGACCTGGATCCCTACCTTGATTGAAATATTATGCTATGAATTAAGGATAAGAGGAAAGATGGATGTTTGAAAATTCAGTGCACTTAATTGAAATGGAATTTAACGTGCGTGTCAAAAATGCAAAGTTGCCAAGTGTTGTCCTTGTGTTTTTtagcaacattttgaacaatgaTGATATTTTCGTGCTAAACATTGTGTTTATGTGAACAGGCATTTAGAGTAACCTAGAGTAACCAAAGAAGCATGCATTAGATTTTGGATGAGCACCATAAGCAGCATATAGTTTTACATCGGTGGCAGATGACAACCGTGAAACCATCAGAGAGCACTGTAAGGTCTTGTAGCTGGTTGCATGTTTTGAAGACTAAACCCGCATCATTATCTTAAGGAAAGAATGGGGCTTGGAACCTTTCCTTCCTTTGACTCTGTTGCCAACTATCAAGGAGAAAAACGTCTGCAAGACTCTCTCACAGCTGTTGAAGACATATCAGCATCCTCCACCAGCTGGTAACAAGGTATATGTTGTTACTAAGAATATTTGGAgcaaatatcattaaaaaataggGCACCATGTACTGTATTTGAAAGAATtttccgtatttattttttacagttgtTGTACCTGTATTTTGGATTTTACACTGCATTCTGTTGTTTACAGTTAACTGAAATGTCTGTAGAATTAATGGATTACCagttcttttctctttcttttttttttttttttcttttacagtatATCTTAAATGGAGGTCTTTGTCGTCTAATGTGAATCAAGAAACCTTTTATCTCTTCAGTCTAatgcatgtttttgtatttgtgtattaATTTTATGCCCTAAGAGCATAGTTTATATGTGTAATGGTGGAATAGAGATATGCAAAACAGTGTGCATTTAATTTCTTCATACCAATCATACATTACACATCAGACCTTATAGCAGCAAAACATTGCCCTCTGCTGGCCAGAATATTATCCTCTATGCACTTGCACATCTTATTTTCTCTTTATCTGTGTTTCTATGCAGGTTTCTCCTCTTCAAGGAAAACTACAGTACATGCGTGTCTTAAATGACCTTCCACCATTCGGAGGCTTCTTGTTTCACACAGTTGGCTTGGTAACACACATCTGAGATCACTTCTTAAACAATAATCAAGAACAATTTTGCATTGATTTCATGGttttacaaaaatgttctaAATATTACCACGCTACCTTtcaaacctaaaaaaataaataaattacttgtCCTTCTGTTACTGAAtttctcattattttatttttctactaAAAAGGATGAGAAGCAGTCAGCCACTACGTTGTTGGTTGGGCCGAGACATGGTATCAGTCATGTGATTGACTTGAAGAACAACCTAACAACGGTCTTAGCAGAGTTCAGCCGCGTGGCCAAGGTCCAGCTCTTCAGAGAGCATCATGGAGTAGCCCGGGTTGAGGTTGTTATTCTGGATGCAAAGGTGTGGAAAAAGCTCTGAAACTAAATCTGAAACAGTATTGCATTATACAACATCCTCAGATGTAATACTATACTAATATCTGTTTTCATACTAATTATTGTAGCCCTTGGTCTTATTAATGGAGTGGCCAGATGCATCAAACTTTGCCTGTTTGATATCTGGCTATTACAAGCTATTTGTGGACCCTAAAAGGACAATCTACTGCAGGATACCTGGTCAGCCTTATATGATCAAGGCAGGTATGTTAGAAACCGTATTGTTATTGTTGCAATTTCATTGAAATACAACAAAGTCATTGCATGTAATTTTCTGACAGTGCATTTGCTTTGCTTTTCATCTTCCACTGACTAGCTGAACTAAAATGTGTTGCGTTGCATATGAAATTTgggacatttcaaaataaaatagatgTAATAATGGAGATAAAATGTCCATGGTgacatctaaaatataaaacaaaataaatttaattataaacaaaaaataaatatttgaatcaGTCACGAAATGAATTGATCAGGTTGCTTTCAAAAGGATCTTTGATGATATATATTATAAGGACTTATCATGGCAATCATTCATAATTCCAGCTTGATCCCTCCATCCTCATCTTGAGTCAGTTTATGCAAGCTTAACTGAAATGCTGATCAAGATAAATGCATATTTCTGGAAGTTAAGTGTATGTTGCATCGCGTTACTAAACCATGTATTGGATGTTCGCATCTCCTGTGGTCTGCCAAAGAGAAAGATCACAGCATGCCATCACATCCCACAAGGCTCTTTTCCATCTCTGAGAACTCTATTCAGCAGACTCACCTTTGTCATCTGGACTCATTCCCATCCATCATGTTTTCTACTCGTTCAACCACTCAGACAGTTCTGTCATTTAGATTCCAGAAGCTCTCATGCCCAATTCCGCTCCGGAGCCACTGTGCCAAGTGGGAGTCGGCGAGAAGACAGAGAGGGGTCGTCCAGAGAGGCAACACAGAAGACATCAGCATCACCCATATCTCAGCACCTTGGCCTGTGTCACATCCATTTAAAAGAGCAACAACAGCTGCAAGAGCTTCAGATACAAGCTGAACAGGAGCTTGACATTAATGAGAACCTTATCTCACAGGTACAGAATCGTTCACGCACAAAGTCTGACCCCACTCTAAAGAGCACCGAGTCAGTGGCTGAACAAGACGGTCCCACCGATGACAAATCAAGCTTCAGAAACAGAGCGAAAACAATGGAGCCTTCACAGAGGTTTTTCTGTGACTCCTGCAAGGCAAAACTCCAAGCTGAAGGTTTGATCTCAGACACTGGGGAGGCAGGAAGGCTCATTTTGCAGCAGTGCACAAATGCATGTGCTTCCCGTGAAGTAGGGGTTGTTGATCTCATTGCCTTACCGCTACCTGGGAATGAGGAAGATGAGGAGATGGATGATGGAGGAGGAAAGCTGCAGCCTCCCCCTCCCGCCATAGCAGCACCGCCCCCTGGGTTTCGTGACAACAGCTCTGATGAAGACGACCCTAAAAAGGGTCGGAAAGGAATCAAAGCCTCTGCTGCTGTGGCAGAGGGTCGAGAGGAAGTTCCTGTAACACTGATTGATAATGTGACCACTAGGACGGTTCAAGACCACGCTCAGGAGTTAGACGATGCATTAGTGTCCACCCTCCAGGCGCTGGAAGCACTAGCTGCATCAGAGGATTACCCACACCATCACCAGCAGACACAACAGACAGCAGGTGGACTATGTACTATTAAAAGTGCTGGTTCTTTACATGTCTATGAGTaaataagacttttaaaagTCAAGCAAACTGTAAAATcagaaatagtcattaaaaactAGTTGTTTGTACATCTTCAAATTACAGAAGGCTAACATATTAAGTTATAAGGTCTCAAAACAAATATCAGTGCAGTGTTACATACTCATtaccaacaaaataaaaaaaaaaaacatgatcttAACACccttttataataaaattgttGACTTTTAATTCTTAATTAGAACATGCATTTTCTCCATATAATTTTGTTTACCTGAAGTGACCTTATGAGATTTCTTATGAGcatggttgttttttttttctgttcccTTACAGGGTTGATTGTGCTTGCTGCCATAACCCCTGAATCGTCCCTAGACTCTGGACATGAGACAAATTCTTCAGAGCTAACTGATGTGTCTGAGATGGTGTCTGCCATGAAGCAGCATCAGAACCAGGCCTATCTACTTGCCCACCACATCAACAAAGAGCGACTTTTCAGTCGGCGAGACTTCCCCTTGACAATCCCTGGCTGTACCACACAAGCAATTGGTGGAGGGGCTTTTTCAATGAGTCAGATCCGTGGCGGGTGTCCACCAAAGTCTGTGATCTTAAGTAAGACCGTGCCCTTGAAAGTATGCCCCAATCAAGGAGTTAGTCCCTCTGACAACTCTGTGGAGCAAGGGAAGAGCCATGAAACAAAAGGTGAGAAGGATATAGAAAAAACAGAAAGAGGCCCTGTCAAAGAGTCCTTGGAAAAGTCTGAACTGCAGACATCTGAGGAGCTTAAAGCATCTGATCAAGAGGGTGCTCCCAAAGTCAACATGGATCAGTTGCCTCAAGctaatgaagaaaaaacaagCTCCGTTACCTCAGAAGGTGTCCAGGAAAAAGAATCTGGTACAGTCACCCTAGAAACTACCAGTATAGCCTTACCTGTTCTTTTACCAGTGGATAGAACTGCATCTGCTAAGATTTGTCCGACAAATATGTGC harbors:
- the frmpd3 gene encoding FERM and PDZ domain-containing protein 3; this translates as MLKDDSLLLIPNVLKVFLENGQIKSFTFDSRTTVRDVISSLQDRLSLRYIEHFALVLESGGLAQNQRLHLLQENQPLSHVVHRTYFQGMKCLFRICFFPKDPADLLRRDPAAFEYLYIQSRNDVIKERFGMDWKSDITLRLAALHIYITVSIARPNQKISLKHVEKEWGLEPFLPLTLLPTIKEKNVCKTLSQLLKTYQHPPPAGNKVSPLQGKLQYMRVLNDLPPFGGFLFHTVGLDEKQSATTLLVGPRHGISHVIDLKNNLTTVLAEFSRVAKVQLFREHHGVARVEVVILDAKPLVLLMEWPDASNFACLISGYYKLFVDPKRTIYCRIPGQPYMIKADSRSSHAQFRSGATVPSGSRREDREGSSREATQKTSASPISQHLGLCHIHLKEQQQLQELQIQAEQELDINENLISQVQNRSRTKSDPTLKSTESVAEQDGPTDDKSSFRNRAKTMEPSQRFFCDSCKAKLQAEGLISDTGEAGRLILQQCTNACASREVGVVDLIALPLPGNEEDEEMDDGGGKLQPPPPAIAAPPPGFRDNSSDEDDPKKGRKGIKASAAVAEGREEVPVTLIDNVTTRTVQDHAQELDDALVSTLQALEALAASEDYPHHHQQTQQTAGLIVLAAITPESSLDSGHETNSSELTDVSEMVSAMKQHQNQAYLLAHHINKERLFSRRDFPLTIPGCTTQAIGGGAFSMSQIRGGCPPKSVILSKTVPLKVCPNQGVSPSDNSVEQGKSHETKGEKDIEKTERGPVKESLEKSELQTSEELKASDQEGAPKVNMDQLPQANEEKTSSVTSEGVQEKESGTVTLETTSIALPVLLPVDRTASAKICPTNMCQDADNASSETTKPSSSKGLLPAADLFCTCPVRPEPGPQVRLKDPQAQKLVVFHSSSPTDDERLRAKGLQLANNKENAAKTPDASLAKPSTLPPTKYSPAMPVKVERKEMPEAKAENSQSKDPVEPQKPAKSLPVLVDPTLVLSCAEKGATIPGAEYKKQANNKVKSQRSTPFLSFRNLISATFPARLRRETDERRAQLQKVRQYELEFLEELLKPKTSQGEFIPQGSSPVPSFTPCACQLRTSPVQKVPGISREQRRSCDCKRMCRGMRLPDTAVGSAADQRGRERTVCKTPPAIPKSPHAQGELRKPQTLEIKTTRIRSTSLESREPRDTPTSCLPTCATRSECMAAPQYKKLQRRYSIGEIDNNDSTPLYAEVKTTKAKSLEKEMERVRATGLRLPTPVEPVHTKDGDAKKKGIFFIQGEELLQESREGTAEVLGLPSEDPEDREKCCSFCFCYRKCEAADESSEKDELSYSIPLQVLPGMHLDSRAMPVVSKTLQVLDAEDCSGEEEEEEEEPQTQRIDLRACGNLETSLARVQSLQGKTFSLPDGFLNAQLDANELLSILRQCANSPQIEGEPRIPPAKLAEYKQELAVRFKEFRASCRRVASVEKSPSRMLSAVTASFQVLCNLTQTFIRLVRGVRSETQKLQLLRKVEEVAVNYTLLLRAAEEAMGHSSSLPNKSASPQLHTSTNMGSLNRPIKTLPSK